In Laspinema palackyanum D2c, the genomic stretch AATTCGTTCCCAAGGAACTCTAGACATCGTTAATGAATTTGAAAAATTGAGTACCGATGATAAATTGGCTCTGCTGTATTGGATTTACGAGAAAATGGGAGATTCCATTACTCCCGCCGCGCCGGGAGCAGCGGAACCGAACATTGCACCGATGCTGATGGATGACTACTATGACCTCTCTGATGATGAGCAGCTTCAGATCATGAGGGATATTGTGGAACGGAAAGATACGGTTTATTCCCATGCTTATGGGGCTTTATCCGCTAATAATCAATTAGTCGTCTGGTATGCCTGGGCCGTGGGAATGGGCGATCGCATTGTAGATATGCCTTCCGATTACCAATCCACTCCGGAAACCGAGCGCATTCTGTCCCATATCGAACAGGCTTCATTCGAGGAACAAATTTCGATTTTCCGAGAAATCGCTGGTGAAATGGGCTATACTGCCGCTACTTCTGTCCCCACCCAAGCTGAAACGGGTGTAACCCCGAGCTTATAATTTCAATGCTCGACCATAACAGCATAAATTTTGTAGGGACGCACT encodes the following:
- a CDS encoding orange carotenoid protein N-terminal domain-containing protein — its product is MTANLTGKSQIRSQGTLDIVNEFEKLSTDDKLALLYWIYEKMGDSITPAAPGAAEPNIAPMLMDDYYDLSDDEQLQIMRDIVERKDTVYSHAYGALSANNQLVVWYAWAVGMGDRIVDMPSDYQSTPETERILSHIEQASFEEQISIFREIAGEMGYTAATSVPTQAETGVTPSL